One genomic region from Henningerozyma blattae CBS 6284 chromosome 2, complete genome encodes:
- the TBLA0B01640 gene encoding SH3 domain-containing protein (similar to Saccharomyces cerevisiae BUD14 (YAR014C); ancestral locus Anc_3.180) — protein sequence MTDLANTDIQKKQNGIQIKSISGLNSSNAVSGNVASHPFSLLSGPLNNGVTSKKYGSNAASSDNVPPDLILNTTEKDLLNDPSLVETYSDILKMKPGDFKSSIHSNTTSTTGSEEDNSVAGSVVITPTATGAVYSKLSFQESFNDNKESIPTKTSLDVERNNSIGTNRSIHSEDNTNISKRDSQSFSLTNTSVNTNNTNNTNNIDGYDYSDSDFEENLEKRLRDMNGTSDSLKKWRKEMKDSIPDDLDRHTERGSVAEVEEEEGGNNSDDTDSDDNDDYKEEGDDSHKEKGENEPSLNNISDEDAVELYSDDLEDAELDNDDFDELEDDQDLDYYSPLPPPKELDPERLYALYPFDGPDPSHCQLDQDEPCVLLNDQDAYWWLVKRIRDSKIGFAPAEILETYPERLARLNCWKNENMSSNNIEKSIYEHKEEEIANESETLDNQEIKKPNKPKSNIVKSVNFSSTVSYAERYIQDSNEESDDELGLPMTSPLSIGPHKKTGNESKNKNKFGDDIISHYDEFSEEQMTFLRPGLDDIIDDDDVSEVVSDVSFVTASMTPLNVKKTRSQSKQNPSSPLSDSVTSPSEQRERLISKATKRLNISPTTSTPQSNNINNDNDNEIEDSKEDSNHKKDIHELLKTPSEKDKLKLDNNLDRKDELEQIFQAPIVPFTKSKIAPSGSQNSLLTIGEFSPSSSECTTDSPPLKSSKEFTSESGSVEMPSSKAFQDISHFIDESVSVDTDDSHDGEDEDGDGSTNNLKKTINDQVLGSLCEKDSTSGTSFQDKIIDNLDDTELKNNIDPETTISSHTSSSSEGFYMQAEKATSSVSTESSFPLSKPSSQQIYQSSVLRDYPHSLIEQLYDPIFIKLDNLMKHLDEIVQSP from the coding sequence ATGACAGACTTAGCAAATACCGATATacaaaagaaacaaaatgGGATTCAGATCAAGTCTATTTCAGGTCTAAATAGTTCGAATGCGGTTTCTGGCAATGTGGCCTCGCATCCATTTTCTCTCTTGTCAGGGCCACTTAATAATGGTGTGACTTCGAAGAAATATGGTAGCAATGCAGCTTCTTCTGATAATGTTCCGCcagatttaatattaaacaCCACTGAAAAGGATCTATTGAACGATCCTTCTTTGGTAGAGACTTATTCTGAcatattaaagatgaagCCAGGTGACTTTAAATCAAGTATCCATTCAAATACTACAAGCACTACTGGTAGTGAAGAGGATAATAGTGTCGCAGGTAGTGTGGTGATAACACCGACAGCTACAGGGGCTGTGTATTCGAAATTATCGTTTCAAGAATCATTTAATGACAATAAAGAGAGCATACCGACAAAGACTTCACTTGATGttgaaagaaataattcaataggCACTAACCGTAGTATACATTCGGAGgataatactaatataaGTAAAAGGGACTCACAAAGTTTTTCGTTAACCAACACAAGTGTAAACACAAACAATACAAATAACACAAATAACATTGATGGCTATGATTATTCTGATTCagattttgaagaaaatttagAGAAAAGATTGAGAGATATGAATGGAACTTCAgattctttgaaaaaatggagaaaagaaatgaaaGATTCGATTCCTGATGATCTCGATAGGCATACAGAAAGGGGTTCTGTAGCTGAAGTAGAAGAGGAGGAGGGGGGAAATAATTCAGATGATACTGATTCGGATGATAATGACGATTACAAAGAAGAGGGAGATGATTCACATAAAGAGAAAGGTGAAAATGAACCaagtttgaataatatatctGATGAAGATGCTGTAGAACTATATTCAGACGACCTGGAAGATGCtgaattagataatgacgattttgatgaattagaagacGATCAAGatttggattattattCTCCATTGCCCCCACCAAAGGAGTTAGATCCAGAAAGATTATACGCTTTATATCCCTTTGATGGGCCGGACCCATCTCACTGTCAACTAGATCAAGATGAGCCCTGTGTTCTATTGAATGATCAAGATGCATATTGGTGGCTTGTTAAAAGAATACGTGATAGCAAAATAGGGTTTGCACCCGCTGAGATATTAGAGACATATCCTGAACGTTTAGCAAGATTGAATTGTtggaaaaatgaaaatatgtCTTCCAACAATATCgaaaaatcaatttatgaacataaagaagaagaaattgcAAATGAAAGTGAAACCCTTGACaatcaagaaattaaaaaaccaaataagcctaaatcaaatattgtTAAATCTGTCAATTTTAGCTCCACAGTTAGTTATGCTGAAAGATACATTCAAGATTCAAACGAAGAATCAGATGATGAGCTTGGTCTTCCTATGACTTCACCTTTGTCTATAGGACCACATAAGAAAACTGGTAATGAATCtaagaataaaaacaaatttgGTGATGATATAATAAGTCATTACGATGAATTTTCAGAAGAACAAATGACATTTTTAAGGCCAGGTcttgatgatattattgatgatgatgatgtaAGTGAAGTTGTAAGTGATGTTTCTTTCGTTACAGCTTCAATGACTCCTTTAAATGTTAAAAAGACTAGATCCCAATCGAAACAAAATCCAAGTAGCCCTCTATCTGATTCTGTCACAAGTCCATCAGAACAAAGAGAAAGGTTAATAAGTAAGGCAACTAAAcgtttaaatatttctccAACAACTTCTACCCCAcaaagtaataatattaataatgacaatgataatgaaattgaagacTCCAAAGAGGATTCAAACCATAAGAAAGATATacatgaattattaaaaacacCTAGTGAAAAAGATAAACTTAAATTGGATAATAATCTAGATCGTAAGGATGAACTTGAACAAATATTCCAAGCTCCAATTGTTCCATTCACAAAAAGCAAAATTGCACCATCGGGCTCACAAAACTCTTTGTTAACTATCGGAGAATTTTCTCCTTCATCTTCAGAATGTACTACTGATTCTCCCCCTTTAAAGAGTTCTAAAGAGTTCACATCAGAATCTGGTTCTGTTGAAATGCCCTCTTCTAAGGCATTTCAGGATATATCACATTTTATTGATGAATCTGTAAGCGTCGATACTGATGACAGTCACGATGGTGAAGATGAGGATGGTGATGGTTCCACAAATAATCTCAAGAAGACAATAAACGATCAGGTATTAGGGAGTTTATGTGAGAAAGATTCTACTAGTGGAACATCTTTCCAAGACAAAATTATAGACAACCTTGATGATACTGAGTTGAAGAATAATATAGATCCAGAGACAACTATATCATCCCATACTTCATCCTCTTCAGAAGGCTTTTATATGCAAGCTGAAAAAGCTACATCATCAGTTAGCACTGAAAGTTCTTTTCCTTTGTCAAAGCCATCTTCTCaacaaatttatcaatcTTCAGTTCTAAGAGACTATCCACATTCATTAATTGAACAATTATATGATCCAATTTTCATCAAGCTAGATAATCTGATGAAACACTTGGACGAGATCGTTCAATCGCCATAG
- the CDC7 gene encoding serine/threonine protein kinase CDC7 (similar to Saccharomyces cerevisiae CDC7 (YDL017W); ancestral locus Anc_3.183) produces the protein MISAPLPENIPDDIKDEIERLYEDVPPLKYQYEILDKIGEGTFSTVYKAKDTRGVLIRRFESHFWETKEKYVALKKIYVTSSPQRIFNELNLLYMLSECTKVAPLCDAKRCKDQVIAVLPFYPHEEFRNFYRDLPIKGIKMYMWELLQALKFVHAKGIMHRDVKPTNFLFNPELGRGVLVDFGLAEMQPEYNDLKSLEDQGSYSVTERRHQEQFCPCLTDKQHSHTSNMPMLTIHNGKLIHLNNVSGVDLTKGYPKNETRRIKRANRAGTRGFRAPEVLMKCGAQTTKIDIWSVGVILLSFLGRRFPMFQSLDDTDSLLELCTIFGWKNLKECASLHGLGFEINGIPQIREHEFNGGLKGFVYKLLDAECKKGTFPEYSIAFETYKYLQQHFQEGGSIEPELPDVPESQAYQLQKYQQEVWTDHYWGFKLLDQCFEMNPHKRSSAAELLESTFFDELRNPVMSENDNEADMTEGESATFENETDEEEFW, from the coding sequence ATGATATCAGCTCCTCTTCCTGAAAATATTCCAgatgatattaaagatgaaattgaaaggTTATATGAAGATGTGCCGCCATTGAAGTATcaatatgaaatattagACAAGATTGGCGAAGGTACATTTTCTACAGTGTATAAAGCTAAGGATACAAGAGGGGTGCTAATAAGAAGGTTTGAGTCCCATTTTTGGGAAACTAAAGAGAAATATGTGgctttaaagaaaatttatgTTACTTCTTCACCgcaaagaatttttaacgagttaaatcttttatacATGCTATCAGAATGCACAAAAGTAGCACCATTATGTGACGCCAAACGTTGCAAAGATCAAGTAATTGCTGTTCTTCCATTTTATCCTCATGAagaatttagaaatttctATCGAGATCTTCCAATAAAGGGtataaaaatgtatatGTGGGAATTGCTACAGGCACTTAAATTTGTTCATGCAAAGGGGATAATGCATAGAGATGTCAAACCAACAAACTTCTTATTCAATCCAGAGTTAGGCCGTGGTGTACTAGTAGATTTTGGTCTTGCAGAAATGCAACCAGAATACAACGATCTCAAAAGCTTGGAAGATCAAGGTTCATATTCTGTAACTGAAAGACGACATCAAGAACAATTTTGCCCTTGTCTTACAGACAAACAACACTCACATACAAGTAACATGCCTATGCTAACCATTCATAACGGAAAGCTTAtacatttaaataatgtaaGCGGGGTTGACCTGACTAAAGGATATCcaaaaaatgaaacaaGAAGAATAAAGAGAGCAAATAGAGCAGGTACCAGAGGGTTCCGTGCTCCAGAAGTTTTAATGAAATGTGGTGCCCAAACAACAAAGATTGATATATGGTCTGTCGGCGTTATACTGTTAAGCTTTTTAGGTCGAAGATTTCCTATGTTTCAAAGTTTGGATGACACTGATTCATTACTAGAATTATGTACAATATTTGGCTGGAAGAATCTGAAAGAATGTGCCTCATTACATGGATTAGGTTTCGAAATAAATGGAATACCCCAAATTAGAGAGCACGAATTTAACGGAGGCTTGAAAGGGTTTGTATACAAATTACTAGACGCCGAATGTAAAAAGGGTACCTTCCCTGAATATAGCATTGCATTTGAAACCtacaaatatttacaaCAACATTTCCAAGAAGGTGGCTCAATTGAACCTGAGTTACCTGATGTTCCAGAATCACAAGCATaccaattacaaaaatatcaacaaGAAGTTTGGACTGATCATTATTGGGGTTTCAAATTGCTCGATCAATGTTTTGAAATGAACCCACATAAGCGTAGTTCTGCTgctgaattattagaaagtACATTCTTTGATGAACTACGTAATCCTGTGATGtcagaaaatgataatgaagcAGATATGACCGAAGGGGAGTCTGCTACTTTTGAGAATGAAactgatgaagaagagTTTTGGTGA
- the TSC13 gene encoding trans-2-enoyl-CoA reductase (NADPH) TSC13 (similar to Saccharomyces cerevisiae TSC13 (YDL015C); ancestral locus Anc_3.184), producing MPGETSLYIKARSKSLKNTEFGVTKKTTLDDVLNHISVVNKMINKNRLRLTYLKENKQVPITSGKFFEEELHKGVSELYVKDLGPQISWRLVFMIEYIGPIIIHAILYNLSRKASFRERFAKDSKIYSPTWNALIFILNAIHYTKRELESMFLHKFSQPTMPLFNVFKNSFHYWFLNGIIGLSYFGYGFILNDDLIFKWYAKFFVTDLSFLLTFFVLSELLNLLIHIKLRKWGDLQKSMGNSSKRVALNDGFFKIFVAPNYTFEVWSWIWFTLIAKLNIFAVLFLLVSATQMYLWAQKKNKKYGTKRAFLIPYIF from the coding sequence atgccTGGAGAAACTTCATTATACATTAAAGCTCGTTCGAAGAGTTTAAAAAACACTGAATTTGGAGTCACTAAAAAGACTACCTTAGATGATGTCTTGAACCATATTTCTGTGGTAAATAAGatgattaataaaaatagactAAGATTGacttatttaaaagaaaataagcAAGTGCCAATCACTTCTGGAAAATtctttgaagaagaattgcATAAGGGAGTCTCTGAATTATATGTCAAAGACTTAGGTCCACAAATTTCTTGGAGATTAGTCTTCATGATTGAATATATTGGTCCAATAATTATCCATGCAATTTTATACAACCTATCAAGAAAGGCGTCATTTAGAGAAAGATTTGCAAAGGACTCCAAGATTTATAGCCCTACTTGGAATGCCTTAATTTTTATCCTAAATGCAATTCATTATACAAAACGTGAATTAGAATCAATGTTCTTACATAAATTTTCTCAGCCAACAATGCCATTATTTAATGTCTTCAAGAATTCATTCCACTATTGGTTTTTGAACGGTATTATCGGTCTATCTTACTTTGGTTATGGGTTTATATTGAATGATGATCTGATTTTTAAATGGTATGCCAAGTTTTTTGTTACTGACTTGAGTTTCTTATTAACTTTCTTTGTTCTTTCAGAATTATTGAACTTGTTAATTCATATTAAATTACGTAAATGGGGTGATCTTCAAAAATCGATGGGTAATTCCTCAAAACGTGTCGCTTTAAATGACGGtttctttaaaatctttGTTGCTCCAAATTATACATTCGAGGTTTGGTCCTGGATTTGGTTCACTTTGATTGctaaattgaatatatttgctgttttatttttattagtttcTGCCACACAGATGTACTTGTGGGctcaaaagaaaaataagaaatatgGCACTAAGAGAGCATTCTTAATCCcatatatcttttaa
- the NOP1 gene encoding rRNA methyltransferase NOP1 (similar to Saccharomyces cerevisiae NOP1 (YDL014W); ancestral locus Anc_3.185), whose product MSFRPGSRGGSRGGRGGSRGGSRGGFGGGRGGSRGGFGGGRGGARGGRGGARGGARGGRGGASRGGRGGARGGARGGAKVVIEPHKHDGVFIARGKEDLLVTKNMAPGESVYGEKRISVEEPSKEDGVPATKIEYRVWNPFRSKLAAGIMGGLDELFIAPGKKVLYLGAASGTSVSHVSDVVGPEGIVYAVEFSHRPGRELISMAKKRPNVIPIIEDARHPQKYRMLVGMVDCVFADVAQPDQARIIALNSHMFLKDQGGVVISIKANCIDSTVDAETVFAREVQKLREEKIKPLEQLTLEPYERDHCIVIGRYMRSGLKK is encoded by the coding sequence ATGTCATTCAGACCAGGTAGCAGAGGTGGTTCCAGAGGTGGCCGTGGTGGCTCTAGAGGTGGTTCCAGAGGTGGTTTCGGCGGTGGCCGTGGTGGTTCCAGAGGTGGTTTCGGCGGTGGCCGTGGTGGTGCCAGAGGTGGTCGCGGTGGTGCCAGAGGTGGTGCCAGAGGTGGTCGTGGTGGTGCTTCAAGAGGTGGCCGTGGTGGTGCCAGAGGTGGTGCCAGAGGTGGTGCCAAGGTTGTCATTGAACCACATAAGCATGATGGTGTCTTCATTGCCAGAGGTAAGGAAGATTTATTAGTTACTAAGAACATGGCCCCAGGTGAATCTGTCTACGGTGAAAAGAGAATATCAGTTGAAGAACCATCTAAAGAAGATGGTGTTCCAGCTACCAAGATAGAATACCGTGTTTGGAATCCATTTAGATCCAAGTTAGCTGCCGGTATTATGGGTGGTCTAGATGAATTATTCATTGCTCCAGGTAAGAAAGTTTTATATCTAGGTGCTGCTTCCGGTACATCTGTTTCACATGTATCTGATGTTGTCGGCCCAGAAGGTATTGTTTACGCCGTCGAATTTTCCCACAGACCAGGTAGAGAATTGATTTCTATGGCTAAGAAGAGACCAAATGTTATTCCAATCATTGAAGATGCTAGACACCCACAAAAATACAGAATGTTAGTTGGTATGGTTGATTGTGTGTTTGCCGATGTTGCCCAACCTGATCAAGCCCGTATTATTGCTTTAAATTCTCACATGTTCTTAAAAGATCAAGGTGGTGTTGTTATTTCTATCAAGGCCAACTGTATTGACTCTACTGTGGATGCCGAAACTGTTTTCGCTAGAGAAGTTCAAAAACTAAGAGAAGAAAAGATTAAACCATTGGAACAATTGACTTTGGAACCTTATGAAAGAGATCATTGTATTGTTATTGGTAGATATATGAGAAGTGGTTTGAAGAAATAA
- the TBLA0B01680 gene encoding uncharacterized protein (similar to Saccharomyces cerevisiae YDL012C and YBR016W; ancestral locus Anc_3.187): MQQQQQPIYVQQAPPTSNNDDCMTACLAALCVCCTLDMLF, from the coding sequence AtgcaacaacagcaacaaccTATATACGTCCAACAAGCTCCTCCAACTAGTAATAACGATGATTGTATGACAGCATGTTTGGCAGCTTTATGTGTTTGCTGTACTTTGGATATGTTGTTCTAA
- the TBLA0B01690 gene encoding opsin family protein, whose product MSSANGGFIEFIKKAGNRAVHVNPPHGVDIHLTESGSDWLWSVYSVFGVLSIMYAVFFFYQEYTNGTQLIRYTMAAPFLISLFEFFQYFTYASNLGWTSIQAEFRSEDVSRPVTDLYPNVRQIFYAKYVAWFLCWPIQLFLVELAGITINHSGEVFSTWELIHSLLVQIIGFEFWVISLLVGSLIHSTYKWGYWTMGIFVSFCILGVQAKRQLFDLKLRGVSLIIYVLAVICILLYNVCWGLADGGNAISPDGEAVFYGILDYCCFAIWTGYLCFIICQYGEWPEIEGYQREPTPNEFPEKNMPVSPRASGETAYDTDIENTADEEVEQEGEMTPSDEVSQRV is encoded by the coding sequence ATGTCATCAGCAAACGGTGGTTTCATcgaatttattaaaaaagcTGGTAATAGAGCTGTTCATGTAAATCCTCCTCACGGAGTAGATATTCATCTAACAGAATCAGGTTCAGATTGGTTATGGTCTGTTTACTCAGTCTTTGGTGTATTGTCTATCATGTATGCtgttttcttcttttatcAAGAATATACAAATGGTACTCAGTTGATTAGATATACCATGGCAGCtccatttttaatttctcttttcgaatttttccaatatttCACATATGCTTCCAATTTAGGTTGGACTTCCATTCAAGCAGAATTTAGAAGTGAAGATGTATCGCGTCCAGTTACCGACCTATACCCTAACGTTagacaaatattttatgcTAAATATGTCGCTTGGTTCTTATGCTGGCccattcaattatttttagtgGAATTAGCGGGGATCACTATCAATCATTCCGGTGAAGTTTTCTCCACTTGGGAATTAATCCACTCTTTATTAGTTCAAATTATTGGTTTTGAATTTTGGGTCATCTCTTTGTTAGTCGGTTCTTTAATTCATTCCACTTACAAATGGGGTTATTGGACCATGGGTATCTTTGTTTCCTTCTGTATTTTAGGTGTTCAAGCCAAGAGacaattatttgatttgaaattaagaGGTGTTTCTCTAATCATCTACGTCTTGGCTGTCATTTGTATCTTATTATACAATGTTTGTTGGGGTTTAGCCGATGGTGGTAATGCCATCTCTCCAGATGGTGAAGCTGTATTTTATGGTATCTTAGATTACTGTTGTTTTGCCATTTGGACTGGCTACTTATGCTTCATCATTTGCCAATACGGTGAATGGCCTGAAATTGAAGGTTATCAAAGGGAACCAACCCCAAATGAGTTCCCAGAAAAGAACATGCCAGTTTCCCCAAGAGCCTCTGGTGAAACTGCTTACGATactgatattgaaaataccGCTGATGAAGAAGTTGAACAAGAAGGTGAAATGACACCATCTGATGAAGTTTCTCAACGAGTCTGA
- the TBLA0B01700 gene encoding opsin family protein, whose protein sequence is MSVNGGFVEIAKRSGNRAVHVNPPHGLDIHLTEHGSDWLWSVYSVFGVLTLMYACFFFYQEYNHGSQLVRFAMAGPFLISLFQFFQYFTYASNLGWTDIQAEFRSEDVSHSITDEYPNVRQIFYAKYVAWFLCWPIQLFLLDVAAVTINKEVQYFSTWEMIHQLFVQIIGFEYWIISLLVGALIHSTYKWGYWVTGIFVALIVLGIQFKRQVFDLKIRGISLGMYCTAIIVILLYFVCWGLSDGGNAISPDGEAVFYGILDECIFAIWTGYLCFVICKFGEWPELDNEKSGVQDFPQKGVSETPRGSSETAYDTDIERADAEVGNSNAQESQLDQQV, encoded by the coding sequence ATGTCGGTGAACGGTGGTTTTGTCGAAATAGCCAAGAGAAGCGGTAATAGGGCCGTTCATGTCAACCCTCCACATGGGCTAGATATCCATCTGACTGAGCATGGGTCTGATTGGCTTTGGTCTGTCTATTCGGTGTTTGGTGTATTAACCCTAATGTATGCctgttttttcttttatcaAGAATATAATCATGGTAGTCAATTGGTACGTTTTGCCATGGCAGGTCCATTTTTAATCTCActtttccaattctttcaatatttcACATACGCTTCCAATTTGGGTTGGACAGATATTCAAGCAGAATTTAGAAGTGAAGACGTATCCCACTCTATCACAGACGAGTATCCAAATGTAAGGCAAATCTTTTATGCAAAATACGTTGCATGGTTCTTATGTTGGCCCATCCAATTGTTCTTATTGGATGTTGCTGCAGTGACCATCAATAAAGAGGTTCAATATTTCTCCACTTGGGAAATGATCCATCAGTTGTTTGTTCAAATTATTGGGTTTGAATATTGGATCATCTCTTTGTTAGTGGGTGCTCTGATCCATTCTACCTACAAATGGGGGTATTGGGTTACCGGTATCTTTGTAGCACTTATTGTGTTGGGTATCCAATTCAAGAGACAAGTCtttgatttgaaaataagAGGTATTTCCTTGGGCATGTATTGCACTGCCATCATTGTCATTTTACTATATTTTGTCTGTTGGGGTTTATCAGATGGTGGTAACGCCATTTCCCCAGACGGTGAAGCCGTATTCTATGGTATTTTGGATGAATGTATCTTTGCCATTTGGACAGGATACTTGTGTTTTGTCATTTGCAAGTTTGGTGAATGGCCAGAATTAGACAACGAAAAGAGTGGTGTACAAGATTTCCCTCAGAAGGGGGTGTCGGAAACACCAAGAGGTTCCAGTGAAACAGCTTATGACACAGACATCGAACGTGCCGATGCTGAAGTGGGGAATTCCAACGCACAAGAATCTCAATTAGATCAACAAGTTTGA
- the TBLA0B01710 gene encoding opsin family protein has translation MTATSDFVEIVKRSGNRAVHVNPPHGLDIHLTEHGSDWLWSVYSVFGVLSIMYAVFFFYQEYRNGSQLIKYTMAGPFLISIFEFFQYYTYASNLGWTNIQAEFRGEDVSHPVTDLYPNVRQIFYAKYVAWFLCWPIQLFLMELAGITINHSGEVFSTWELIHSLIVQIIGYEYWVISLLVGALIHSTYKWGYWVMGVFVSLFILGIQIKRQVFDLKVRGVSLVVYLLSIICTLLYNVCWGLADGGNSITPDGEAVFYGILDYCIFAIWTGYLCFIICRYGEWPEVENYRNQPVAAHIPEKNISVSPRASGETAYSDAPTDAVNTEEEQEEEEDVSDRV, from the coding sequence atGACTGCAACTAGTGATTTTGTCGAAATCGTTAAGAGAAGTGGTAATAGAGCGGTTCACGTGAATCCTCCACATGGGTTGGATATCCATTTAACTGAACATGGTTCAGATTGGTTATGGTCTGTCTACTCAGTCTTTGGTGTATTGTCTATCATGTATGCtgttttcttcttctatcAAGAATATAGAAATGGTTCACAATTGATCAAATATACAATGGCTGGTCCATTTTTGATTTCTATTTTCGAATTTTTCCAATACTACACATATGCTTCCAATTTGGGTTGGACAAACATTCAAGCTGAATTTAGAGGTGAAGATGTATCGCATCCCGTTACCGACCTATACCCTAACGTTAGACAAATCTTTTATGCTAAATATGTCGCTTGGTTCTTATGCTGGCCTatccaattatttttaatggaATTAGCTGGTATTACTATCAACCATTCTGGTGAAGTTTTCTCCACTTGGGAATTGATCCATTCATTAATTGTTCAAATTATCGGGTATGAATACTGGGTCATCTCTTTGCTAGTTGGTGCCTTGATCCATTCTACTTATAAATGGGGTTACTGGGTCATGGGTGTTTTCGTTTCGTTATTTATTTTGGGtattcaaattaaaagaCAAGTGTTCGATTTGAAAGTAAGAGGTGTTTCCTTGGTGGTTTATTTACTCTCCATCATCTGTACTTTATTGTATAACGTCTGTTGGGGTTTAGCCGATGGTGGTAATTCCATCACTCCAGATGGTGAAGCTGTTTTCTACGGTATTTTAGATTACTGTATCTTTGCCATTTGGACAGGGTACTTGTGCTTTATCATCTGTAGATATGGTGAATGGCCAGAGGTGGAAAACTACAGAAACCAACCAGTTGCAGCTCACATCCCAGAAAAGAACATTTCTGTATCTCCAAGAGCATCTGGTGAAACAGCTTATAGTGATGCCCCTACCGATGCTGTCAACacagaagaagaacaagaagAGGAAGAGGATGTTTCTGACAGAGTCTGA
- the TBLA0B01720 gene encoding opsin family protein, protein MSSTGDFVELVKRSGNRAVHVNPPHGVDIHLTEHGSDWLWSVYSVYGVLAIMYACFFFYQQFKSGSQLVRYTMAGPFLISLFQFFQYYTYASNLGWTAIQAEFKGEDISDPVTDLSPQVRQIFYAKYVSWFLCWPIQLFMFELAGFTIKNSVEFYSTWEMIHSLLVQIIGFEYWVISLLVGSLIRSSYKWGYWTMGAFVMLVVLGIQFKRQVFDLKLRGVSLGMYCTAIIVILLYFVCWGLADGGNAISPDSESVFYGVLDYCIFAIWTGYLCFIICRYGEWPQVNNAVGQEKNLFPAKDVAVESPRASGDTAYVDTDIENTDNEEPEQVEEGVHSEQNSMNQVSDRV, encoded by the coding sequence ATGTCATCAACTGGTGATTTCGTCGAACTAGTCAAAAGATCAGGTAATCGAGCCGTTCATGTCAATCCTCCTCACGGGGTAGATATTCATCTAACAGAACATGGTTCAGATTGGTTATGGTCTGTATATTCTGTATATGGTGTTTTGGCTATCATGTATGCCTGCTTCTTCTTTTATCAACAATTTAAGAGTGGTTCGCAATTGGTGAGATATACAATGGCAGGTCCATTCTTAATCTCacttttccaatttttccAATACTATACATATGCTTCTAACTTGGGTTGGACTGCCATTCAAGCTGAATTCAAAGGTGAGGATATTTCAGATCCTGTCACAGATTTGTCTCCACAAGTTAGACAAATCTTTTATGCTAAGTATGTCTCGTGGTTCTTATGCTGGccaattcaattattcATGTTTGAATTAGCTGGGTTTACTATTAAGAATTCTGTTGAATTTTACTCTACTTGGGAAATGATTCATTCTTTATTAGTACAAATCATTGGGTTTGAATATTGGGTCATTTCATTGTTAGTTGGTTCTTTGATCCGTTCCAGTTATAAATGGGGTTACTGGACCATGGGTGCTTTCGTCATGCTTGTTGTGTTAGGTATCCAATTCAAGAGACAAGTCtttgatttgaaattaagaGGTGTTTCATTGGGTATGTATTGTACTGCCATTATTGTCATTTTGTTATATTTCGTCTGTTGGGGTTTAGCTGATGGTGGTAATGCCATTTCTCCAGATAGTGAATCTGTCTTTTACGGTGTCTTGGATTATTGTATCTTTGCCATTTGGACTGGTTATTTGTGCTTTATCATTTGCAGATACGGTGAATGGCCACAAGTGAACAATGCTGTAGGCCAAGAAAAGAACTTATTCCCTGCCAAAGATGTAGCTGTAGAATCTCCAAGAGCTTCTGGTGATACTGCCTATGTAGACACTGATATTGAAAACACCGACAATGAAGAACCTGAACAAGTTGAAGAAGGTGTTCATTCAGAACAAAATTCTATGAATCAAGTCTCTGACAGAGTTTGA